Genomic segment of Hydra vulgaris chromosome 11, alternate assembly HydraT2T_AEP:
gcttttCATCTacttaataatttactttttttaataaaaaggttttagtaCGCCcgtctttaaaactatttaaatcaaattttttcgactttatcattaaaaattaagacaaaATACCGTCTAAGTTGCATAAGGTTTAGGCTTCTTTGCGCTATGTTGAATGATGTTTTCTGTTTTATAGGAATGTTTTGCGGATTATATCCCCTTATTAATGATCACATTGTAAAATGCATTCTTAGCGTCCCACATGAATTCTCTCAACGATTGTCGCCTGAGGTTATGAAAAATTCAAATGTTCGTATTCTAGTTGGAGCAAAGAACAACCTTCCCGATCAAGACGCACTATATAATGCAGCTGAAATATCTGCTTTAGTCAAATCATTATTGCGTGacgattttttgattttacttaTATCTGGAGGCGGTAGTGCATTACTTCCATCTTTGGTACCAGGGGTATCACTTGACGATAAATTGAGAGTTATCAATTTAGTTTCCAAAAGTGGTGGCAATATAAAGCAGTTGAATATAATTCGTAAAAATTTATCGTCACTTAAAGGAGGGAAACTTATTGGTTTGTGTTCTGCAACAAATGTGCTTTCTTTAATCATTTCAGATATTGTAAACGATCCAATAGACTTGATTGCTTCGGGTCCAACAGTTTATGACGGTTCATCAAAAAtggattgttttaaaatttttgatgaaCTTAATCTAAAAAAGGCTGTTATCCCAGAATCTGTTTTTACATTTCTTCAAAAATCTGATGACAAGTCAAATTTATCAAGAATGTGTCATAATGTAATCATaggatcaaataaaaaacttgccCAAAGTGCTGCCAATGCTGCAATATCATTAAACTACGAGCCAGTAATAATTTCAACTGATGTTGAAGCCGATGCTGAGCAAACAGGTCGCGCTTTAGCGGACattgtttttgcttttctttcttCCAAACCTTGCGAagaaatcttttcaaaatttatcaactttCCATCAAACGATCTTTCTTCTCATGTGCTAGACACCTGTAAACGGTTATGTTTGATTACTGCAGGTGAAACAACAGTAAAAGTTACAGGAGATGGAAAAGGAGGGCGTAACCAACATTTGACACTAGCATTTCTTTCTCAAATATCTCGTTTGTATGCTAAAAATAATGGAGTTAATATcgataaaatgtgttttttaagtGCGGGTTCTGACGGTCAAGACGGCCCTACTGACGCAGCTGGTGCAATGTGCGatgctaaaataattaagtttgttttaGAATCAAATATTGACgttgatttatttatatcaaattgtAACTCGTATTCATTTTTCAGCGATATTTTCAGCGGTGATTATCTGCTCAAAACTGGATTAACAGGAACTAACGTTATGGATATTCAACTAATTCTAATTGATCgtgatatatttttgtaatttttaaatattgataaaaagttctccCAAAAAAGCGAAAAATACGATTATTATTTACACAAGttaaactgtaaaataaaaatagatagaAAAGTTAATATGTTTCTATCAGTTCGTTGTGTTCCAAAAAGACTTAATGGTCTAGTAATAGTGCACCGAGGAAGATCTTTTAACGACGAAGTTTATGACATCTTCGTTAACGATGTTGCTTATATTGCCAGAGCAAGCATCAAACCTTGTACCATTTTATTCAACGCTCTAACCACTATGCGCAATCGTGTTTAGTTATCCTCATATTACTACCaatatattgcattttttatttttttgtccaGGTAAACAATGTATTGGCATAGTGAGACAATTCTAAATTTTGCAGAAATACATATTGACCATCTCAACGATACGCCTCGAATAATAATTAAAGCTCAATAGTCGACCACTGATTGAATGTATCTAGATgagtttatttacaaatatgttttccgaataacaaaatataaaaagtgtttttactaagATGTCTtctaaataaaagaagaaaaaaaaagaaaagagtagaataaaagaaaaaaatagagaataaaCCCCGCCAAAAATTTAATGGATTTTAAAACCAATGAATTgtgtggttttaaaaaaaacttaaagtagcGACAAAGTTGtacttttgtaaatattatttttttattcttagtattattttaatctaGCAGTCCAGACCCAGACCCTTATGGTCTATGATCCGGACTATGTCCAGTCCAGACAGGAATATAGTAAGTATCCCACACTGATCTTTTCTTTACTTATTTCTCattttttactcaatatttttcagTAACCTGTAGAAAACTCATCTCATTTAAAAATCTTGGCTTAAGGTTAACGATTGAAGTTCCATACTTTATCAGAAAACTCTAATAATAAACGGGGGGAGAAAGAactcactaatttttttttgctcttagagcaaaaaaaattagtgagtTCTTTctcaatttattattagattctATTATTAGATTacattaaatagtttattattagaTTCCAAGAGCAAAAAATGCCAAATGCCCcattttttgctcttaaagcaaaaaaaaatctattaagcGGTATTGAAGCAAACAAACTTTAGGATCTATTCATTAAACTTTTAGTTCTAGGAAAATGTAATTATAAGgaaaattatgaaattataagGTACTGAAAAGGAGTAAGATAATGAAATTATAAGGTACCCTGTTTTTtgtcacaaaattattttaaaaaactttttaaaactattgctgcataaaactttaataaaaaaaaaagaagaaaaaaaccaaacacttataaatataaaatcgaTAAAATATCATCACTTAGGTCATAAACATAGGCGTAGGGGGTGTAAAACGATACAGTAAAAATTTACAGAAGTAAAACTtacagaaaatttttaattgattatctAAACAAAGGCTATTGGAGCGAACAAGCTTTAggatcaatttatttaaattttagtgagTTTTGACAAATTGGTTGCAAGAAACCCAATTGCCacaaaattattctaaaaaatttgtttaatttattgttgCATCAAAAAACATCAACtctcatcaaaaaaaaaaaaaaggaaccaAACgctaattacaaatttaaaatcgcTAAAATCATCggcattataattaaaaacatatacataGAGTGTGAGGTGCAATGGGTGCGGGCAGTCCTCCTAAAACCAAATTTACCCCCtttcaaaatttgttaactACCCCTAAAATTTCATCCAATTCCATAATGAGTATTAATtctgaaaaaagttattcaagaaGCAATTTTCTTTCTAGGATTTTTGTGGTCACCTTTACAAACATAATCAGTGACAATTTGACCAGAGACACTAAACATGATTGATGTAAcataaaatgttgttaaattgcTAATTTTTGCATATTTGTAACAACTATGGATTTTCCATGTGTTTTTggattaagttttaaaactttattatacaaACTTTTACCCAATAAACATCTATTAATGTTTTcatctaataatgtttattgttagcataaaatttgaaaactggCACTcggtataatttatatactgccttatgtcaattttttttttgtataaacgtGGGATAGTAATGCAatgaaattctaaataaaaacaaatttaaagatgaGCAAAAGTACTATCAACGAATCTAACTCAACACAATATTGAATGTACAAACAcatattatattactttttatagaaaatataaattatacacacatacactcacacatatacatacatacatacatacatacatacatacatacatacatacatacatacatacatacatacatacatacatacatacatacatacatgcatgcatgcatacatacatacatacatgcatgcatgcatgcatacatacatacacacatatataaatgtgtatatatatatatatatatatatatatatatatatatatatatatatatatatatatatatataaggtttccaaaaaACCGCGGTTTCggtttaaattaagaaaaaaatcgcGGTTAACCGTGGTTTTCGgtttttcttgttaaataatgaaatttatcaaagtttatcttgcattgtttattaaataagttatttaaataaagtgttttaacatTATGTTTacgtttcaaaataaaacttataatgacttatttttattgtaaaaaaatttaaactcgaAAAAATGCGTTTGACATCTGTTGATGTGGGTTTTAGAGAGAGAATCGCATTGTAATTTTTGTCAAgattttgtattctttttccCGTATTTCGATACAACGAAAACTCtttcttaagttttttgaattaatcaGTAGATTTGGGCAAAAGTGTGATGATATCTTTATTGAGAAGTGCGTTTAATTCATCCTAAAGAGAAACAGGTGAACTTCCCAATGTTGTACATCGTGCTTCAGCTAGTAGCGGTCATCATAAGTATGTAAGCTAGTAGTGGTCATTATATAGTAGTGGTCATTATAAAGTAGTGGTCATTATATTGTAGTGGTCATTATATCGTAGTGGTCATTATCATAAGTAGTAAATCCAAAAAGCCTAAACGCAAGTTTTCCTGCAACATTTAAAgtatcttttaataaaacaactgaAGAATCTTTTAGACAACTTAACAACGACATAACATTTCCGTCTTTCAAtgaattgcttttttaaatttgaatgcaataaagATGTGATCTCTGAATTCATAGCAAATAGTTTTGGAGGCATGAATTCAAGAACAATATCTGCTTTCAATAACATTGCATCTTCTCTGTTATGAAAATCCACCGCTAGTTTTGCTGGCTCTATAGCAGCATGTAATGAAGCTAATGACTCAAAATCTAACTTGTTGGTTGTATCAAGAGCATTTAATTCAGGAAATATCCGgaataaatatttcttagtttttaacaaaGGCGCAGCCATGAAAAAAGTGAATTTCAACGATGACAAATATCTTGATGCAGTTTGATTTCTTTACCAATTTCCTCagtaacttttttctaaaaaaatttgattacaaattgatgacatttttatgaattttactaCAATTCGTGCATTCATCAAATTTTTAGGGTAGTCAACATTAATCTTATTGTTTACTGATTCAAATCTAAAATTATCCTTGTAAATTCCATGCTCATTCTCTTCTGAATCACTGTCCATTTCCTTGGGAATCGGTACGTTtgtgtctttatttttttactcttgtATACCGTGTTGTATACATCAGATGAATTAAAGCAATGATTAAAGCAAAACTGATCAACAATGTCTGTTGAATGCATGAGCTTCTGGTTGATTGCTGCAGCATCTTGAGTTAAACTACATCTCTATCAAAACAGACACCAAATGAGTTCAAATGAtacttattttgaattaaattttcagCTAGAAAGAAATCATAAATCTTAATGAGGCTAGTATTATAGAATTTCTTACATTCGCTTTCATGCAGGTTGACACCAACGTACCTTTTGTGCCTCAAAGATGTGTATTATACATGAATTTAGCTGAACTTATGTcccatttgaatttttttgataattttttttttcatcactttttttttataagaaaaatcttGATGGATTAAATTGATCACAGTTGTAAGGCTTTTAAGAAGATGATTTTCTCTTTGTTCAATCGATGAGCGAATATAATTGTTCGTTATCGCATTAATCAAAACACCATCTGTAGCTAGATcagttacaaattatttaatgctCGTTTTTTGTATGCAACTGtctatggttttaatttttttttccggtGGTGGATTTGAGCTGCTGCTTGATTCTCCAGTCAAAGTACTATTGATAGTAAGTCCATGACGCAAAATATGATTCCGCAAAGTAGTTGTGGATCCACAGGAGCATGTTACAACAGAACCGTATCTATTACAGATGCCTACAGCATCTCTTGAATTTGAAGTTTTACGCTAGATAACAAATTTCCAAACTGACaacaaggttttattttttattttttaattaaatttatacttaagaCTTTATATTCAAACATATTTGCGTGTTTTATTCGttattcgaacttttttttagaatacttgaacaatttaaaaaacgaaaagatATGTTAAGCTTTccagaaaaaacaatttaaataataaaatgaaaatataattattttcaaatttgtttttttttatacttttttataataaataaacattcaaaaacattaaacaaaaaaatcgcCAAAACCGTTTTTGAAAAGCGATTGGAaaccgtatatatatatatatatatatatatatatatatatatatatatatatatatatatatatatatatatatatatatatatatatatatatatatatatatatatatatatatatatatatatatattcaacagaCATTGTTGATCATTCAACAGACattgttgatatatatatatatatatatatatatatatatatatatatatatatatatatatatatatatacatagaaacAATGTGTGTATGTGTGACTGCTTTAAGTTGATTCATGTTTCTGACTAATCATGTCGTTGGGTTGTTTTGAACGCTATTCAAAGTATGCGCAAAAATGTATACAATGAAGTATGTTATGCCATAGCAGTAGAACATAACTTCAGTAGGCTAGCAAACTTCAATAGATTTTATAtccttaataaatttataaacaaaaattatgcaaCTTAGACAATAAACTGTTACACTAGCTGAGGTTGTGTACAAAGTATtcttactaatttttttgagaaaaatatccgaaatattcaattcattttttaagaaacaataacaaccaataaacaaagtaaaactttaaataatcaaaatataaactattcTTAATACTTTGATGTTTGAGGTTTGAACagtttgatataaatttttgtcataatgataacttgaaaaaaaaatggatttgtattcaaagttaccccgcTATTTAAAATTACCCCGGTTTGCGGTAATTAGTGgacgtttttttataaaaaaagaataactctttacggtttgtttttttaatggttttctattttttatttttttatattttttaactattttatttttttcaacttttagtgTATGTAGTAGCTAAAAAAAATCTCAGTATCATATTTTGACTTCAAGCAATAAAGCATCGAAGTTATGTTTTCCGTCAGGGTATTGATGGGACACAACCCCATTAAAAAGTGTAAGTTAtcccaaaaaattattttttcaaaaatacacttAACTTAACTCAAATTTATCTTAGAAACTGTTggtgatatttatttttttcaaatagatactgaaattattcaaaatttcatttatttagatgtttgttattttaattccTCTAGCAACGCACATAGCAACcgtttttaagtactttttttcactttttttagcactattttaatgttgattttagattttagtttttgcatATAGCTTTTTGTTTGTACAACCGACATAATAGACATAATGCTGAGAAATCACATGGTTCTTCCAGGTGACTTACTGATTTTGCATACTGATTTacatttttgccaaaaaaaattggttaaaatatatgtttaatttttaattttataacaatttgttaCACTTTATAAGATAATCTTGTTGTTATTTagctatatatttatttatttagtatatctaacaagtttaaaaaaatgtatataaattgaAGTGGAAAAACCATCTTGTCAACTTCGACTTTAATGACGAAAATGTATGATGTTTCATAGTAACTAACACTCCATAAAAGTTTGAGCATTCTACGTCTATGATCATaaatcttcttcttttttttaatgtatcttaatattttttttttaattaattatatatttcgtcgttaatagtatttacaataacaatgttcatgaataaaaaacaatatatgacAGGGGCAAAAAAAAGACTATAGTTGCCTTATCACTAAGCTCCGTAATAAATATACCGTAAATTacaatgctaataaaaaccgTAAAAGTTACatatgctataaattttttttttttattaacgcTTAAGTTTACTTTACTTACTAAAAAGACCAacaataaagaagaaaaaacaaacaaacaaacaaaaaaaaaaaaaaaaaaaaaaagacaaaacaaaaaaacaaaaaaaaacagaaacaagACTAGAGACAagattatttaacatatttatgtaTTAGAATAGACAATCTTagtaataaacaattattaatactaaatcattaataataatactcTCATCTTAAACGCTTCAGAAGAAATTTAGTTCATTGCCGTTTAGTAAAAGATTTTgcttaagtttagttttaaattgattaagcGAAGAAAGTGGTTTaagatcattatttaaaagtgtattcCAGAGTTTAGGTCCTCGGTTTGTGATTGAGTATTTAGTGGCAGAATAGTAGGTTTTGGATTGAGTAtagttattatttgaaaatcttgtgctgtatatgtgatttatttttttaaataaagagttGAATAAATATGGtgccatttttttatcaagtttaaacataaatataagaacaTGATAgagatttaaattataaacatttagaatattaagtttactaaaaagtatttttgaatgAGAGAAGCGATTTTCATTTGTAATAATCCTAATGGCGTGTTTTTGTTTACATAGAAGTTTACTTAGCTTTGTAACAttggtgctgcaccaagcaatgttAGCATAGTTTAGGTaacaatgtataaatgaaaagtatatgtATTTAAGACAAGATTGGTTTAAGACCTGTTTAGCTTTATACAGCAtaccattatttttagaaacctTATTCTCAACAACACTTATATGTTCTCTCCATGTAACATTTTCATCGAGTATTACGCCCAAAAACTTTGACGATATTtccctttttattatatttttatcaataaaaagatttgGAAGTTTAAgtggaatattttcttttttatgaacaCGATGGAATAATGtgtatttagttttagtaatgtttaaagataatttattggCTTTAAACCATTGGGTTAGGTTATCAAGTTCTTTGttaactgttaaaaataaaatattaatgtcttcatgagaataaaacaaattcgTATCATCGGCGAATAAAgttgtgtttaaaatattagaaaatttatataagtcattgacataaattagaaacaaaaggGGCCCTAGAACTGATCCCTGGGGAACACCGCATGTAATAATCATATTATCCGTTTTACCACCATCGTAAGAAATATATTGCTTCCTTTTAGAcaagtaacttttaaaccaagcCAAGTTAGAATTTTTGATGCCATAGAATTCGAGTTTGGACAAAAGAATTAAATGATCGacagtatcaaaggctttacttagatctatgaaaacacctaaagtatatttttttttcattgaaaccTTTAAATATATCGTGGACAAGATGTAAGATTGCGTGATCAGTAGAATGaccagatttaaaaacaaattgtttattgtacaaaatattattttggatTAAGAAAGAATAgagtctattatacataattcgTTCGAGAACTTTTGAAATACATGTAAGAACAGAGATCGGCCTATAATTAGTAACGTCACTAGGATCGCCTGATTTGAAAATAGGGACCACCctagcaatttttattttttctggaaAAACTCCctctattaaaaattagttgaaGATACACAAAAGCGGGATTGTAATcagttttattgaatttataatgATGTTACCAGTTATATTGTCGACGCCTATACTTTTTTTGGGCTTAATCGAAGAGACTGCGCATAGTAATTCTTCTTCAGTTAGATTATCATTAGgcataatattagttttattagagACTAAGTATGCATCAAAGTTGATCTTAGAGGATTCAATTTTTGATGCTAAAGACGaaccaatattaataaaaaatttattaagtgcTTCAGCCACTAATTCTTTTTCTATAACATAGTTGTCTTTGAATTTAAGAATTTTCGGAAAATTATTTCTCTCTGGATTATTTTTACCAATAACTTCGTTAATTATGCCCCAAGTACCTTGAGGATCATTTGAATGCTTTTTTAGTTGATCtgaatagtagtttttttttgatctttttataATTGACTCAAAGAGTCgtttgtagtttttataattgcttTCATTAagtagggtttttttttttaagaaatttattatataatctttgttttattttagaagatTTAAGGATACCCTTAGTTATCCAAGGATTTGATaacgtttttaatttaactaattttgtaaTTTCAGGAAATgctttgttataatatttataatattctgatataaatatatagtaggCTTTATCAGCGTTTAGATTCAATAACAAGTCATCCCATTTAACACTTGATAAAAGGTCATGAAAATGGTTAACTGAAGAGTCGTTTattattcttgtttttatttttttatttttttggcgGAATAATCGGAGCCAACCCTATAATCTTTACCAAATGTAACACTtctaaaagcaataaaaaattttttttcttattttaaaagttaaaatgaatCACGGCGAtctgttttttgatatttaacagTAGCTAGTGGAAGTGGATATCCGACTTGTTGCAGTTTTTATTCTGTTCtgctaactaaaaaaataataactctttacagtttttttttaatggttttctgttttatatttttcaattaatagtATGTAtagttacagaaaaaaaaatctcaatatcATATTTTGACTTCAAGTAAAAAAGCATCAAAGTTATGTTTTCCGTCGAGATGTTCTTGTATTCCGTCGAGATATTCTTGTATTCCGTCGCGATATTCTTGTATTCCGTCGAGAAATTCTTGTATTCCGTcaggatattttattttaatgcttaATGTTTTAAGTGAGAAcagatttgttaatttttagcttaaataatataatttaacttcttaactttagataaaatcaaaatctttgttatgattatatttttaagtatttactTTGTAATTTATCGAAACacacatatttatttaattttaagaaaaaaaaatactttttttctattttatttatgttctGTGTTATACTTAGGTGTAAACGAGAAAAATATTAACTAcagatataaaattattactgcgttaaaaaaagtttgtgaaagTTTTCgtcatttcttaaatttaaacttcATATAAAACAAGTCTTCTGTTCTTTGATTTTTAATGTTGCATAGAACTTAAAGTTAGCTAACATGATTTGGTCTATATGCCCATGGTAGCATATGTGTCCATGGTAGAATCTATGCGTTTATATTGCGAAAGAGAAAAGACTGTAAATGCTCTTGGAGCTCGATGAACAGTTGGAAGTCTTGATACTTATTCTGAGTTTCATAAACGAGGGGCTAAACTAGAAACAatcaagtataaaatttttattcacacaGACTTATTCATTTTAATGATGATCCAGAATATAGATTTATTAACCAAATTTCTTTCTCATTATTACATATGTGTATGGGTTTTGTTAATGTCCTCAGTAACCAAGATTTTATTCTGTGGACAcgttttaatcaatttttattctgTGGTTGTCTGAAAAATATATGTGcgcatgtgtgtgtgtgtgtgtgtgtgtgtgtgtgtgtgtgtgtgtgtgtgtgtgtgtgtgtgtgtgtgtgtgtgtgtgtgtgtgtggttcTTGAAGTGAccctaaaaaaacttaatttaaagacCAGGTACCGTGGATTAGAAGTTTAATAAGGATGTTTCgcgctatttttttttatctacgtTGCGTTTATGGCTAAAGCGAACATCAAGCCACAGATATTACCAAAATTAGCACTCCAAAACCCTGCGAATTTTCATAACAATAATTGGTAGTTTACTCCCATTCTTAATAATTATCTCCATGTTTCCAAATTATCTCCATATATCCAAAATAAGTATCTCCATATATCCAAAAAATCTCCATAAT
This window contains:
- the LOC100204266 gene encoding glycerate kinase isoform X2, whose amino-acid sequence is MFCGLYPLINDHIVKCILSVPHEFSQRLSPEVMKNSNVRILVGAKNNLPDQDALYNAAEISALVKSLLRDDFLILLISGGGSALLPSLVPGVSLDDKLRVINLVSKSGGNIKQLNIIRKNLSSLKGGKLIGLCSATNVLSLIISDIVNDPIDLIASGPTVYDGSSKMDCFKIFDELNLKKAVIPESVFTFLQKSDDKSNLSRMCHNVIIGSNKKLAQSAANAAISLNYEPVIISTDVEADAEQTGRALADIVFAFLSSKPCEEIFSKFINFPSNDLSSHVLDTCKRLCLITAGETTVKVTGDGKGGRNQHLTLAFLSQISRLYAKNNGVNIDKMCFLSAGSDGQDGPTDAAGAMCDAKIIKFVLESNIDVDLFISNCNSYSFFSDIFSGDYLLKTGLTGTNVMDIQLILIDRDIFL